The proteins below come from a single Streptomyces sp. B3I8 genomic window:
- a CDS encoding sugar porter family MFS transporter, with product MTSTSHAPASGAGTAPPDHLGHVVFIAAAAAMGGFLFGYDSSVINGAVEAIRDRYDVGSAVLAQVIAVALIGCAIGAATAGRIADRIGRIRCMQIAAVLFTVSAVGSALPFALWDLAMWRVIGGFAIGMASVIGPAYIAEVSPPAYRGRLGSFQQAAIVIGIAVSQLVNWGLLNAAGGDQRGELMGLEAWQVMLGVMVVPAVLYGLLSFAIPESPRFLISVGKRERAKRILEEVEGRDVDFDARVTEIEHAMHSEEKSSFKDLLGGSFFFKPIVWIGIGLSVFQQFVGINVAFYYSSTLWQSVGVNPAESFLYSFTTSIINIIGTVIAMIFVDRIGRKPLALIGSVGMVIGLGLEAWAFSFALVDGKLPATQGWVALIAAHVFVLFFALSWGVVVWVFLGEMFPNRIRAAALGVAASAQWIANWAITASFPSLADWNLSGTYVIYTVFAALSIPFVLRYVKETKGKALEEMG from the coding sequence ATGACCAGCACCTCACACGCGCCCGCGTCCGGAGCCGGGACGGCTCCTCCCGATCATCTCGGTCACGTCGTCTTCATCGCGGCGGCGGCCGCGATGGGCGGCTTCCTGTTCGGCTACGACAGTTCCGTGATCAACGGCGCCGTCGAGGCCATCCGGGACCGCTACGACGTCGGCTCCGCGGTGCTGGCCCAGGTCATCGCCGTCGCTCTGATCGGCTGTGCCATCGGTGCCGCGACCGCGGGACGCATCGCGGACCGCATCGGCCGTATCCGGTGCATGCAGATCGCGGCGGTCCTCTTCACGGTCAGCGCCGTCGGCTCCGCGCTGCCCTTCGCGCTGTGGGACCTCGCCATGTGGCGCGTCATCGGCGGGTTCGCCATCGGCATGGCCTCGGTGATCGGCCCCGCCTACATCGCCGAGGTCTCCCCGCCCGCCTACCGCGGCCGCCTCGGCTCCTTCCAGCAGGCCGCGATCGTCATCGGCATCGCCGTCTCGCAGCTGGTCAACTGGGGTCTGCTGAACGCCGCCGGCGGTGACCAGCGCGGCGAACTGATGGGCCTGGAGGCCTGGCAGGTCATGCTCGGCGTCATGGTGGTCCCGGCCGTCCTGTACGGCCTGCTGTCCTTCGCCATCCCCGAGTCACCCCGCTTCCTGATCTCGGTGGGCAAGCGCGAGCGCGCCAAGCGGATCCTCGAAGAGGTCGAGGGCAGGGACGTGGACTTCGACGCCCGCGTCACCGAGATCGAGCACGCCATGCACAGCGAGGAGAAGTCCTCCTTCAAGGATCTCCTCGGCGGCAGCTTCTTCTTCAAGCCGATCGTCTGGATCGGTATCGGCCTGTCGGTGTTCCAGCAGTTCGTCGGCATCAACGTCGCGTTCTACTACTCCTCGACGCTGTGGCAGTCGGTCGGCGTCAACCCGGCGGAGTCCTTCCTCTACTCGTTCACCACGTCGATCATCAACATCATCGGCACCGTGATCGCGATGATCTTCGTCGACCGGATCGGCCGCAAGCCGCTCGCCCTGATCGGCTCCGTCGGCATGGTGATCGGGCTGGGGCTGGAGGCCTGGGCCTTCTCCTTCGCCCTGGTCGACGGCAAGCTCCCGGCCACCCAGGGCTGGGTCGCCCTGATCGCCGCCCACGTCTTCGTCCTCTTCTTCGCCCTGTCGTGGGGTGTGGTCGTCTGGGTCTTCCTCGGCGAGATGTTCCCCAACCGGATCCGTGCCGCCGCCCTCGGCGTGGCCGCCTCCGCGCAGTGGATCGCCAACTGGGCCATCACCGCGAGCTTCCCCTCGCTGGCCGACTGGAACCTGTCCGGGACGTACGTGATCTACACGGTGTTCGCCGCGCTCTCCATCCCGTTCGTGCTGCGGTACGTCAAGGAGACCAAGGGCAAGGCCCTGGAGGAAATGGGCTGA
- a CDS encoding SDR family NAD(P)-dependent oxidoreductase — protein MSLNHPRQTFSGHVVIVTGAGTGIGRATAVAFAETGARVLGVGRREELLKETAAAHTNIDVLAIDIRRDDAPGKVVGAAVERWGRLDHLINNAGATAVMPLAETERQTIVDLLALNVVAPSLLAREALPYLRRASGSIINLSSTYGHRPMAGGAHYSATKAAIEQMTRSWALELAGEGVRVNSVAPGPTRTDVMLHAGLTPEAANDMYAYERDRIPTHHIAHADEVAHWILRMADPAGRHATGQVITVDGGLELV, from the coding sequence ATGTCCCTGAACCACCCCCGCCAGACGTTCTCCGGCCACGTCGTGATCGTCACCGGCGCGGGGACCGGCATTGGCCGAGCCACCGCCGTCGCCTTCGCCGAGACGGGCGCGCGCGTGCTCGGAGTGGGCCGTCGTGAGGAGCTGTTGAAGGAGACAGCCGCGGCCCACACCAACATCGACGTCCTGGCGATCGACATCCGCCGCGACGACGCGCCCGGCAAGGTGGTGGGCGCAGCCGTGGAGCGGTGGGGACGCCTCGACCACCTGATCAACAACGCCGGCGCGACAGCGGTCATGCCACTGGCGGAGACCGAGAGGCAGACGATCGTCGACCTGCTCGCGCTCAACGTCGTCGCACCCAGTCTTCTGGCCCGTGAAGCCCTGCCGTACCTGCGCCGGGCCTCGGGGTCGATCATCAACCTCTCCAGCACCTACGGGCACCGTCCGATGGCGGGGGGCGCGCACTACTCGGCCACCAAGGCCGCCATCGAGCAGATGACGCGGAGTTGGGCTCTGGAGCTGGCCGGCGAGGGTGTCCGTGTCAACTCCGTCGCTCCCGGCCCCACCCGTACCGACGTCATGCTGCACGCAGGTCTGACACCGGAGGCGGCCAACGACATGTACGCCTATGAGCGCGACCGCATTCCGACCCACCACATCGCGCACGCCGACGAGGTGGCTCACTGGATCCTCCGCATGGCGGACCCGGCCGGACGCCACGCGACCGGTCAGGTGATCACCGTCGACGGCGGCCTGGAACTCGTCTGA
- a CDS encoding helix-turn-helix domain-containing protein, which translates to MEKAKGTRSADTDGTEAERHHPAACDGALTKAFGFLGKRWNGVLLATLQHGPLGYAELRRAVEGISDSVLSERLSELSAAGLAYREVEPGPPVMVRYRLTPDGTALMPILTELAGWASQHLPDTPTSRRGGRG; encoded by the coding sequence ATGGAGAAGGCGAAGGGCACCCGATCGGCGGACACGGACGGCACGGAGGCCGAGCGGCATCATCCGGCGGCTTGTGACGGCGCGCTGACCAAGGCGTTCGGCTTTCTCGGCAAGCGGTGGAACGGCGTCCTCCTGGCCACCTTGCAGCACGGCCCACTGGGCTACGCCGAGTTGCGGCGCGCGGTGGAGGGCATCAGCGACTCGGTCCTCTCGGAGCGGCTCTCCGAGCTGTCCGCCGCGGGTCTCGCGTACCGCGAGGTGGAGCCCGGACCGCCCGTCATGGTGCGCTACCGTCTCACTCCGGACGGGACAGCCCTGATGCCCATCCTCACCGAGCTGGCCGGATGGGCGTCCCAGCACCTCCCGGACACGCCGACTTCGCGGCGCGGCGGCCGCGGTTAG
- a CDS encoding SDR family oxidoreductase, whose protein sequence is MKVVVWDDGGLIGVETALWVRDHGHEVELLSAPHGLDSYTREEVAEVLRDCSVVIDLLCRPSLAIGTLTEDQGFVIDEEALVGSWLRSTRKLLQAETAAGVIYHVALSVAGVDRAASRGVFRALKARESIIQRSATPHFILRSTQMFESAEEIATAGTEDRIVRVPPVDVRPVALTDVAMMLAHTAVSRPRTGVHEIAGPEKIGLDTFVRAALAANAEYRRVFTDAHSPFFGTRLGPSDLLPDAYAFIAQTSYREWFASRPSPGINP, encoded by the coding sequence ATGAAGGTCGTTGTGTGGGACGACGGCGGGCTCATCGGCGTGGAGACCGCGCTCTGGGTCAGGGATCACGGGCACGAGGTCGAACTGCTCTCCGCACCCCACGGTCTCGACTCGTACACACGGGAGGAGGTCGCGGAGGTCCTGCGGGACTGCTCAGTGGTGATCGACCTCCTGTGCCGGCCGTCCCTGGCCATCGGGACTCTCACCGAGGACCAGGGATTCGTCATCGACGAGGAGGCCCTCGTCGGCTCATGGCTGCGGTCGACCCGGAAGCTGCTCCAGGCGGAGACAGCAGCCGGTGTCATCTACCACGTCGCGCTGTCCGTGGCTGGAGTGGACCGGGCAGCGAGCAGGGGTGTCTTCCGAGCTCTCAAAGCTCGGGAATCGATCATCCAGCGGTCCGCGACACCCCACTTCATCCTGCGGTCCACCCAGATGTTCGAATCGGCCGAGGAGATAGCGACCGCCGGAACCGAGGACCGGATCGTACGGGTGCCGCCGGTCGACGTGCGTCCGGTGGCTCTGACGGACGTGGCCATGATGCTCGCGCACACCGCGGTGTCCCGGCCCAGGACCGGGGTTCACGAGATCGCCGGTCCGGAGAAGATCGGCCTGGACACTTTCGTGCGTGCCGCCCTCGCGGCGAACGCGGAGTACCGCCGTGTGTTCACGGACGCCCACAGCCCTTTCTTCGGCACGCGCCTCGGGCCCTCGGACCTTCTTCCCGACGCGTACGCCTTCATCGCGCAGACGAGTTACCGGGAATGGTTCGCCAGTCGGCCTTCGCCCGGAATCAATCCCTGA
- a CDS encoding helix-turn-helix transcriptional regulator: MPDRHASPVESEISLPRLLGVLSDPTRLGIVRILSDGAERGWGQFSAPVAKSTLSHHLKMLREAGVTQTRQEGTRCFVKLRGDALEARFPGFLPALLSAAVADHIGDHVTERDEQA; the protein is encoded by the coding sequence ATGCCCGACCGTCACGCGTCGCCCGTCGAGAGCGAGATCTCCCTGCCGCGCCTGCTCGGAGTGCTCAGCGATCCGACGCGGTTGGGAATCGTCCGGATCCTGTCCGACGGTGCGGAGAGAGGGTGGGGGCAGTTCAGCGCTCCCGTCGCCAAGTCCACGCTCAGCCATCACCTCAAGATGCTGCGTGAGGCGGGCGTGACGCAGACCCGCCAGGAGGGCACGCGGTGCTTCGTGAAGCTGCGGGGCGACGCCCTGGAGGCTCGCTTTCCCGGCTTCCTGCCGGCGCTGCTGTCCGCCGCCGTCGCCGACCACATCGGAGACCACGTCACCGAGCGGGACGAGCAGGCCTGA
- a CDS encoding helix-turn-helix transcriptional regulator — protein sequence MADRAALAAFLRARREALQPEDVGLPRGRRRRTGGLRREEVAALCDMSVDYYGRLEQPRGPHPSEHMLTAMARGLRLSLEERDLLFRLAGHALPRRARRGDHVAPGTMRILDRLEDTPAQVMNHLGETLTQTRPAVALLGDQTAHTGLARSAHYRWFTDPAARLVHPESDHAEQSRLMVADLHSAYSRDGGDSGAATLVDALNRESPEFAGLWRQRPVLGPYCASKRFVHPQVGTLELHCQTLIDPDQSQRLVVYTATPGTESHTNLGLLSLLPLL from the coding sequence ATGGCGGACCGCGCGGCGCTGGCCGCGTTCCTGCGGGCGCGCCGCGAGGCCCTGCAACCCGAGGACGTCGGGTTGCCGCGCGGCCGCCGCAGGCGAACCGGAGGGCTGCGCCGGGAGGAGGTCGCGGCCCTGTGCGACATGTCGGTGGACTACTACGGCCGGCTGGAGCAGCCGCGGGGCCCCCACCCCTCGGAACACATGCTCACCGCGATGGCCCGCGGCCTGCGCCTGTCACTGGAGGAACGTGATCTCCTGTTCCGGCTCGCCGGTCACGCCCTGCCGCGCCGGGCGCGACGCGGTGATCACGTCGCCCCCGGGACGATGCGCATCCTGGACCGGCTGGAGGACACTCCCGCCCAGGTGATGAACCACCTGGGCGAGACGCTGACCCAGACACGCCCCGCGGTGGCCCTGCTGGGTGACCAGACCGCTCACACGGGACTGGCTCGCAGTGCCCACTACCGCTGGTTCACGGACCCTGCCGCCCGCCTGGTCCACCCCGAGAGCGATCACGCCGAGCAGAGCCGTCTCATGGTGGCCGACCTCCACAGCGCCTACTCCCGCGACGGGGGCGACTCGGGTGCCGCCACGCTCGTGGACGCGTTGAACAGGGAGAGTCCCGAGTTCGCCGGCCTGTGGCGGCAGCGCCCCGTGCTGGGACCGTACTGCGCCTCCAAGCGCTTCGTGCACCCACAGGTCGGAACACTCGAACTGCACTGCCAGACACTGATCGATCCCGACCAGTCCCAGCGGCTCGTGGTCTACACCGCGACACCGGGGACCGAGAGCCACACCAACCTCGGACTGCTGTCCCTCCTGCCGCTCTTGTGA
- a CDS encoding LuxR family transcriptional regulator — MIASPLPDLVGRHRECAALDDLLVGLREGGSRVLVIRGEAGIGKTVLLEYLAAQASRTKVTRAQGIEADMELPYASLHQLCAPFLDELDDLPEPQREALRVAFGMAAGDPPDRFLVGLAVLTLLTRASETRPVLVLIDDAQWLDQVSLQTLEFVARRLLAEAVAMVFAVRDPEGQHALTGLPALDIGGLDASAAGNLLEKAVGGRLEKRVRDRFVAEMHGNPLALLEFSRGRSAAELAYGLDSSGHPMVQGPVATRIERDFAHRLGALPEATRTLLLIAAAEPLGDARLLARAAATLNLTLFAAPAKVAGLIEFGESVRFRHPLVRSAVYHQAAPEARRAAHRALAVATDPVLDPDRRAWHAAQAADGPDEEVAAGLERAADRARQRGGIAAEAVLLERAAEVTPDRRPRGRRALAAAEAHFSAAAPDRATELATVAELCPLSTLDRARLARLRARILFARSRSDEAAPLFLDAAAQFTAAGSPLARETYLEAISATIFAGRVHGPTGARAAAIAARASGAPPSGSEAADLLLDGVAALLTDGYETGVPALRGALELLATEELRTRESTVRWLLLVPVALEAFIHYAWDLHAWDTLSSRAVRLARDIGALGALPPALVYAGGVHIHYGDFAEAARMIDEADALAAATGHAPHKYATLVLAAWRGEADVASRIIEEARQRADQRGEVSLLGATGYIQGVLYNGLARYEEALEAARTGIEHDGFNFVGLSLVEHVEAATRCGEPDQARASLDRLVDLTRAADSGWARGARARSRALLADGDEADRLYRAAIVEFGRGGVTVEVARSHLLYGEWLRRTHRRSLAREHLRTAHGMFDGMRAHAFAERARRELLATGEHVRARETRVTSALTPQESQVAALAADGMTNAKIGAELFISPHTVEWHLRKVYTKLGINSRRALPGALASTRPVDRKGEGIVHVG, encoded by the coding sequence ATGATCGCCAGCCCGCTTCCGGACCTGGTCGGTCGGCACCGTGAGTGCGCGGCACTCGACGACCTGCTGGTCGGCCTTCGTGAGGGCGGGTCCCGGGTGCTGGTGATCCGCGGCGAGGCGGGCATCGGGAAGACGGTGCTCCTGGAGTACCTGGCCGCGCAGGCGTCACGGACGAAGGTGACTCGGGCGCAGGGCATCGAGGCGGACATGGAGCTGCCCTACGCGAGCCTGCACCAACTGTGCGCGCCTTTCCTCGACGAGCTGGACGACCTGCCGGAACCTCAACGTGAAGCCCTGCGTGTGGCGTTCGGCATGGCGGCCGGGGACCCGCCCGACCGCTTCCTGGTCGGCCTCGCCGTGCTCACGCTGCTCACCCGGGCCTCGGAGACGCGGCCGGTGCTCGTCCTGATCGACGACGCGCAGTGGCTGGACCAAGTTTCCCTGCAGACACTGGAGTTCGTGGCCAGAAGGCTGCTCGCCGAGGCGGTCGCGATGGTGTTCGCGGTACGCGACCCCGAAGGACAGCACGCCCTGACCGGTCTGCCGGCCCTCGACATCGGCGGCCTCGATGCCTCCGCCGCGGGGAACCTCCTGGAAAAGGCCGTCGGAGGACGACTGGAGAAGCGGGTCCGGGACCGGTTCGTGGCCGAGATGCACGGCAACCCCCTTGCCCTGCTGGAGTTCTCCCGAGGCCGCAGCGCCGCCGAACTGGCCTACGGCCTGGACTCGTCCGGTCACCCGATGGTCCAGGGCCCGGTCGCGACCCGGATCGAGCGGGACTTCGCCCACCGGCTCGGGGCACTGCCGGAGGCGACGCGGACGCTGCTGCTGATCGCCGCGGCGGAACCGCTCGGTGACGCCCGCCTGTTGGCCCGCGCGGCCGCCACGCTCAACCTCACCCTCTTCGCCGCTCCCGCCAAGGTGGCCGGACTGATCGAGTTCGGCGAGTCCGTCCGGTTCAGGCATCCGCTGGTCCGTTCGGCCGTCTACCACCAGGCCGCACCCGAAGCGCGCCGAGCGGCACACCGGGCCCTGGCCGTCGCCACGGACCCGGTCCTGGACCCCGACCGGCGCGCCTGGCACGCCGCCCAGGCCGCGGACGGGCCGGACGAGGAGGTCGCCGCCGGGCTGGAACGCGCTGCCGACCGCGCCCGGCAGCGCGGGGGCATCGCAGCCGAGGCGGTACTGCTGGAACGCGCGGCCGAGGTGACACCGGACCGCCGGCCACGGGGGCGCCGCGCCCTGGCGGCGGCGGAGGCGCACTTCTCCGCCGCGGCGCCCGACCGGGCCACAGAGCTCGCGACAGTGGCCGAACTGTGTCCCCTCAGCACCCTGGACCGCGCCCGCCTGGCGCGGCTGCGGGCCCGGATCCTCTTCGCCCGCAGTCGCAGCGACGAGGCGGCGCCCCTTTTCCTCGACGCGGCCGCGCAGTTCACCGCCGCCGGGTCGCCGCTGGCGCGGGAGACGTACCTGGAGGCGATCAGCGCCACCATCTTCGCGGGCCGTGTCCACGGCCCCACCGGGGCCCGCGCCGCCGCGATCGCCGCACGCGCGTCGGGCGCGCCCCCCTCCGGCTCCGAGGCCGCCGACCTCCTTCTGGACGGTGTGGCCGCGCTCCTCACGGACGGGTACGAGACCGGTGTGCCGGCGCTGCGCGGCGCCCTGGAACTGCTGGCCACCGAAGAGCTGCGCACACGGGAGTCGACCGTGCGCTGGCTCCTGCTCGTACCGGTCGCGCTGGAGGCGTTCATCCACTACGCCTGGGACCTGCACGCGTGGGACACACTGTCCAGCCGCGCGGTGCGCCTGGCCCGCGACATCGGCGCTCTCGGCGCCCTGCCACCGGCCCTCGTCTACGCCGGTGGGGTGCACATCCATTACGGCGACTTCGCCGAGGCGGCCAGGATGATCGACGAGGCCGACGCCCTCGCCGCCGCGACCGGTCACGCGCCGCACAAGTACGCGACACTGGTGCTGGCCGCGTGGCGGGGCGAGGCGGACGTCGCCTCCAGGATCATCGAGGAGGCCCGGCAGAGGGCCGATCAGCGGGGCGAGGTGTCCCTGCTGGGCGCCACGGGCTACATACAGGGAGTGCTGTACAACGGCCTGGCCCGGTACGAGGAGGCACTGGAGGCCGCGCGCACCGGCATCGAGCACGACGGGTTCAACTTCGTAGGCCTGTCGCTGGTCGAGCACGTCGAGGCCGCCACACGGTGCGGTGAGCCGGACCAGGCCAGGGCCTCACTGGACCGGCTGGTCGATCTCACCCGCGCGGCCGACTCCGGCTGGGCCCGCGGCGCCAGGGCCCGCAGCCGGGCTCTTCTCGCCGACGGCGACGAGGCCGACCGGCTGTACCGGGCGGCGATCGTGGAGTTCGGTCGCGGCGGCGTCACCGTGGAGGTGGCCCGTAGCCATCTGCTGTACGGCGAGTGGCTGCGCCGTACCCACCGCCGGTCGCTGGCCCGCGAGCACCTGCGTACGGCTCACGGGATGTTCGACGGGATGCGGGCGCATGCCTTCGCCGAACGAGCCCGCCGCGAGCTGCTCGCCACCGGGGAGCACGTCAGGGCGCGGGAGACCAGGGTGACCAGCGCCCTCACCCCCCAGGAGTCACAGGTCGCCGCACTCGCCGCCGACGGCATGACGAACGCGAAGATCGGCGCGGAGCTGTTCATCAGTCCGCACACCGTGGAGTGGCACCTGCGGAAGGTGTACACGAAGCTCGGGATCAACTCGCGTCGCGCGCTGCCGGGTGCCCTGGCGAGCACCCGGCCCGTGGACAGGAAAGGCGAGGGCATCGTGCATGTCGGCTGA
- a CDS encoding aldehyde dehydrogenase family protein: protein MSRAAGCSLGGMNESPATPFPTPSHWIDGRAVTGSGPLIDVVNPADESIVAHLHEATADDVDMAVDAAVAAFPGWASKPPRHRADVMRRLAEGLRKRSEELAATITLEMGAPIAFSRQAQVGFPVASVLAAVAAAEQLEWTETVENSLVVREPVGVVGAITPWNFPLQQLVTKVVPAMLAGNSVVLKPSEMSPLSARMFAEIATEAGLPNGVFNVVQGTGPVVGEALSRHPKVDMISFTGSTRAGKSVSGAASATVKRVALELGGKAAHIILPEADLDSAVTRGLAFAWANAGQACGAYVRMLVPEDLQAAVVDRLRTAAQEYVVGDPAAEATRIGPLASETQRRRVDGYIRRGIADGATLVTGGPGRPEGFGTGAYVRPTIFADVAPESVIAQEEIFGPVLVVIPYTDDDHAVEIANGTVYGLNAAVTGDEDHAMAIAMRLRVGQVDVNGGPHNFQAPFGGYKQSGNGREMGRAGLEEFLETKAITR, encoded by the coding sequence ATGTCCCGCGCCGCGGGGTGTTCGCTGGGCGGCATGAACGAAAGCCCCGCGACTCCTTTCCCGACTCCTTCCCACTGGATCGACGGCCGTGCCGTCACCGGCTCCGGACCGTTGATCGACGTCGTGAACCCCGCCGACGAATCGATCGTCGCCCACCTGCACGAGGCCACCGCCGACGACGTGGACATGGCAGTCGACGCCGCGGTCGCCGCCTTCCCCGGATGGGCCTCGAAGCCCCCGCGGCACCGGGCGGACGTCATGCGGCGTCTGGCCGAGGGCCTGCGGAAGCGGAGCGAGGAACTGGCGGCCACCATCACCCTGGAGATGGGCGCCCCCATAGCCTTCTCCCGGCAGGCGCAGGTCGGATTCCCGGTCGCGTCCGTTCTGGCCGCCGTCGCCGCGGCCGAGCAGCTCGAGTGGACGGAGACGGTCGAGAACTCGCTCGTCGTCCGCGAACCCGTCGGAGTGGTGGGGGCCATCACCCCGTGGAACTTCCCGTTGCAGCAGTTGGTGACCAAGGTGGTCCCGGCGATGCTGGCGGGCAACAGTGTGGTCCTCAAGCCCTCGGAGATGTCTCCCCTCAGCGCCCGTATGTTCGCGGAGATCGCGACGGAGGCCGGGCTCCCGAACGGTGTGTTCAATGTGGTGCAGGGGACCGGTCCGGTTGTCGGTGAGGCCCTGTCCCGCCACCCGAAGGTCGACATGATCTCGTTCACCGGGTCCACCCGCGCCGGCAAGAGCGTCTCCGGCGCCGCCTCCGCCACGGTGAAGCGCGTCGCACTCGAACTGGGTGGCAAGGCCGCCCACATCATCCTCCCCGAGGCCGACCTTGACTCCGCCGTCACCCGCGGACTCGCCTTCGCCTGGGCCAACGCCGGCCAGGCCTGCGGTGCCTACGTGCGCATGCTCGTGCCCGAGGACCTTCAGGCGGCCGTGGTCGACAGGCTCCGGACCGCCGCCCAGGAGTACGTGGTCGGTGATCCCGCCGCCGAGGCCACGCGGATCGGACCACTCGCCTCGGAGACCCAGCGCCGGCGCGTCGACGGCTACATCCGGCGCGGCATCGCCGACGGCGCCACCCTCGTGACGGGCGGCCCCGGCCGTCCGGAGGGTTTCGGGACCGGCGCCTACGTCAGGCCCACGATCTTCGCCGACGTCGCACCCGAATCGGTCATCGCCCAGGAGGAGATCTTCGGACCCGTCCTGGTCGTCATCCCCTACACCGACGACGATCACGCCGTCGAGATCGCCAACGGCACGGTCTACGGCCTCAACGCCGCGGTGACCGGGGACGAGGACCACGCCATGGCGATCGCCATGCGCCTGCGTGTCGGCCAGGTCGACGTCAATGGCGGCCCGCACAACTTCCAGGCGCCGTTCGGCGGATACAAGCAGTCCGGCAACGGCCGGGAGATGGGCCGCGCGGGTCTCGAGGAGTTCCTGGAGACCAAGGCGATCACACGCTGA
- a CDS encoding sigma factor, with the protein MPAPTPETITPAGTSAARPAEGDLDTALDVFLTQRKRLFRLAHRIVGDASGAEDVVQEAWVRWQLTDRADVKNPAAFLTTTTTRLAINVVQSGRRRHETPSEPRFTDLDDHATSDDPILCAERTAAIESALALLMARLTPDRLAAYVLRKGFDYTYVELAKVLRISAPNARVVVHRAQARLDSERERPIPTESHRRLVDAFRTAADTGDLEGLLRLLVPEERVHRLATPSRRPAGPAHFTARHAA; encoded by the coding sequence ATGCCCGCGCCCACTCCGGAGACCATCACGCCGGCCGGCACCTCGGCCGCCCGGCCCGCCGAGGGCGACCTGGACACCGCCCTCGACGTTTTCCTGACCCAGCGGAAACGACTGTTCCGCCTCGCCCACCGGATCGTCGGCGATGCCTCGGGAGCCGAGGACGTGGTGCAGGAGGCATGGGTGCGCTGGCAGCTCACCGACCGCGCGGACGTCAAGAACCCGGCCGCCTTCCTGACCACGACCACCACCCGCCTGGCGATCAACGTCGTCCAATCGGGACGGCGCCGGCACGAGACGCCGTCCGAACCGCGGTTCACCGACCTCGACGACCACGCCACCTCCGACGACCCCATACTGTGCGCCGAGCGGACCGCGGCGATCGAGTCGGCCCTGGCCCTGCTCATGGCCAGGCTGACGCCCGATCGGCTGGCCGCCTACGTGCTGCGTAAGGGGTTCGACTACACCTACGTGGAGCTGGCGAAGGTGCTACGGATCAGTGCCCCCAACGCACGCGTGGTGGTCCACCGCGCCCAGGCCCGTCTCGACAGCGAACGCGAGCGGCCGATCCCCACCGAGTCGCACCGTCGCCTCGTCGACGCGTTCAGGACCGCCGCCGACACCGGTGACCTCGAGGGCCTCCTGCGACTGCTCGTCCCCGAGGAGCGGGTGCACCGCTTGGCGACGCCGTCCCGCAGACCGGCCGGTCCGGCACACTTCACGGCCCGCCACGCCGCGTGA
- a CDS encoding malonic semialdehyde reductase: MSVPGLLPRIPAEAGAALFTDARTAYSFADTPVDDETLTGIWELARWAPTAANTQPLRVLYVRTAEGKERLLPHLDEGNRPKSASAPVVAVLAVDHRFHEHIPHVLPIRPEMREHFENEPAQREAITSFNGPLQAGYFILAVRALGLAAGPMAGFDPAGIDKEFFADSDWHSILVVNIGHPAGPPAFDRMPRLAHEHALDWA; the protein is encoded by the coding sequence ATGTCCGTTCCCGGACTCCTCCCCCGCATCCCCGCAGAGGCCGGCGCCGCGCTCTTCACCGACGCCCGCACCGCGTACTCCTTCGCCGACACGCCGGTCGACGACGAGACGCTCACCGGCATCTGGGAACTCGCCCGCTGGGCACCGACCGCAGCGAACACCCAGCCGTTGCGCGTCCTGTACGTCCGTACGGCCGAAGGCAAGGAGCGCCTGCTGCCGCACCTCGACGAGGGGAACCGGCCGAAGTCGGCCTCCGCGCCCGTCGTCGCGGTTCTCGCCGTGGACCACCGCTTCCACGAGCACATCCCGCACGTCCTGCCCATCCGCCCGGAGATGAGGGAGCACTTCGAGAACGAGCCCGCCCAGCGCGAGGCCATCACCTCGTTCAACGGACCGCTGCAGGCCGGCTACTTCATCCTCGCCGTGCGCGCCCTCGGTCTGGCCGCGGGCCCGATGGCCGGCTTCGACCCGGCCGGAATCGACAAGGAGTTCTTCGCCGACAGCGACTGGCACTCCATCCTCGTGGTCAACATCGGGCACCCGGCCGGACCTCCGGCGTTCGACCGCATGCCGAGGCTGGCCCACGAGCACGCCCTCGACTGGGCCTGA